The nucleotide sequence GCAGAGTCGGACTCGGGGGTTAGGGAGCcggcgagggccgaggagcacaacgcaggcggagtggccgcgcgggtgtggtctcgggcggcgtaaagccgagggccgaggagcacaacgcaggcgggtgaaccgcgcaggtgtgtcccgggagccAGAGTTCCGagtggcacgacgcaggcgggtgaaccgcgcaggcgtGCCTCGGGAgcaaggggccgaggagcacgacgcaggcgggcgcaCTCCGCAGGCGTGTCCCGGGAGCCGGAGGGCCGtgcagcacgacgcaggcgggtgaaccgcgcaggcgtGCCTCGGGAGCaggggtcgaggagcacgacgcaggcgggcgaaccgcgcaggcgtgtcccgggAGCCGGAGGGCCGtgcagcacgacgcaggcgggtgaaccgcgcaggcgtGCCTCGGGAGCAAGGGGCCGAGGAGCCCGACGCAGGCGGGcgaaccgcgcaggcgtgtcccgggAGCCAGAGGGTCGTGCAGCACGACACAAGCGGGTGAACCGCGTAGGCGTACCTCAGGAgcaaggggccgaggagcacgacgcaggcgggcgaaccgcgcaggcgtgtcccg is from Musa acuminata AAA Group cultivar baxijiao chromosome BXJ1-6, Cavendish_Baxijiao_AAA, whole genome shotgun sequence and encodes:
- the LOC135675413 gene encoding uncharacterized protein LOC135675413, with translation MPPETTPARFARLRRAPRPLAPEARLRGSPACVVLHGPPAPGTRLRGLPTCVVLLGPLLPRYAYAVHPLASCCTALWLPGHACAVRPPTSCSSAPCSRGTPARFTRLRRAARPPLLPRHACVVHPPATRPSGSRDTPARFARLRRAPRPLAPEVRLRGSPACVVLHDPLAPGTRLRGSPACVGLLGPLLPRHACAVHPPASCCTALRLPGHACAVRPPASCSSTPAPEARLRGSPACVVLHGPPAPGTRLRSAPACVVLLGPLLPRHACAVHPPASCHSELWLPGHTCAVHPPALCSSALGFTPPETTPARPLRLRCAPRPSPAP